From Natrinema amylolyticum, the proteins below share one genomic window:
- a CDS encoding RimK family alpha-L-glutamate ligase has product MVGADPVTVGVLSLHTSKETKAILNAVEDLGHDSEWLRTENTSISVVDGSPVLEPDVDVIANRMLLSNTEQPAEELGLVNAFSQLVPTLNGPSAVMTAIHKLSTATALASNDVRTPDVTLALSGDTLNAARERYGDEAVYKTAIGTHGGGTWKVGPDDPINAKVGNRYAFLQELVDQEDVRHRDLRVYVVGGEVIAAMYRYAPDNDWRTNVALGGSVEDATEDLPAEASEMAQRAADVVGLDYAGVDLVEGDEGWFVLEVNPTAGFKGLYEATQVSPAPYIAKLAIERAGGEVDDDRVRDISNVLDDSRPAAQPPESITADTEPAIIGYTEEVVLSGTSGSKSVLAKSDTGATRTSIDTGLAADIGAGPIKSITRIRSGSSKQSKSRPVVDVVVGVGGNQHTVTASVEDRSHMDYPVLLGRDILENYQVDVSRRIDSEAADTPEEEE; this is encoded by the coding sequence ATGGTCGGTGCCGATCCCGTGACTGTCGGGGTATTGAGTCTTCATACGAGCAAGGAAACCAAGGCGATTCTCAACGCCGTCGAGGATCTCGGACACGATTCCGAGTGGTTGCGAACGGAGAACACGTCTATCAGCGTCGTGGACGGCAGCCCCGTCCTCGAGCCCGATGTCGACGTGATCGCGAACCGAATGCTGCTGTCGAACACCGAACAGCCCGCGGAGGAACTCGGGCTGGTGAACGCGTTTTCGCAGCTGGTTCCGACGCTCAACGGGCCGAGCGCGGTGATGACGGCGATTCACAAGCTCTCGACGGCGACCGCGCTCGCGTCGAACGACGTTCGGACGCCGGACGTGACGCTCGCGCTCAGCGGCGATACGCTCAACGCCGCGCGGGAACGGTACGGCGACGAGGCGGTGTACAAGACGGCGATCGGCACGCACGGCGGCGGGACGTGGAAGGTCGGCCCCGACGATCCGATCAACGCGAAGGTCGGCAACCGCTACGCCTTCCTGCAGGAACTCGTCGATCAGGAGGACGTCCGCCACCGCGACCTGCGCGTCTACGTCGTCGGCGGCGAGGTCATCGCCGCGATGTACCGCTACGCGCCGGACAACGACTGGCGAACCAACGTCGCCCTCGGAGGCTCCGTCGAGGACGCGACCGAGGACCTCCCCGCGGAGGCCAGCGAGATGGCCCAACGCGCGGCCGACGTCGTCGGCCTCGACTACGCCGGCGTCGACCTCGTCGAGGGCGACGAGGGCTGGTTCGTCCTCGAGGTCAACCCGACGGCGGGGTTCAAGGGGCTCTACGAAGCGACGCAGGTGAGCCCAGCGCCTTACATCGCGAAACTGGCGATCGAACGCGCGGGCGGCGAGGTCGATGACGATCGGGTGCGCGACATCTCGAACGTCCTCGACGACTCGCGACCGGCGGCCCAGCCCCCGGAATCGATCACGGCGGACACGGAGCCCGCTATCATCGGCTACACCGAGGAGGTCGTCCTCTCCGGAACGAGCGGGTCGAAGTCGGTCCTCGCGAAGTCCGACACGGGCGCGACGCGGACGAGCATCGATACCGGTCTCGCGGCCGATATCGGTGCCGGCCCGATCAAGTCCATCACCCGCATTCGGTCGGGCAGCAGCAAACAGTCCAAGAGCCGCCCCGTCGTCGACGTCGTCGTCGGCGTCGGCGGCAACCAGCACACCGTCACGGCCAGCGTCGAGGACCGCAGTCACATGGATTACCCCGTCCTGCTCGGCCGGGACATCCTCGAGAACTATCAGGTCGACGTGAGCCGACGGATCGACAGCGAGGCGGCCGATACGCCGGAAGAGGAAGAGTAA
- a CDS encoding PRC-barrel domain-containing protein, protein MTTVLASTLSDTPVMGSDGTEIGTVHNITMNVETGELRRLLVTPTINDLRGFETNDDGKIVISAGRMSDIDDYLIVDLPSR, encoded by the coding sequence ATGACAACGGTCCTCGCTTCCACGCTCTCCGACACGCCGGTGATGGGCTCCGACGGGACGGAGATCGGCACGGTTCACAACATCACGATGAACGTCGAGACCGGCGAGCTCCGACGATTGCTCGTCACCCCGACGATCAACGATCTTCGCGGGTTCGAGACGAACGACGACGGAAAGATCGTCATCTCGGCCGGCCGCATGAGCGACATCGACGACTACCTGATCGTCGATCTGCCGAGCCGCTGA
- the katG gene encoding catalase/peroxidase HPI, with the protein MSDNKRKRNHEWWPNQLNLDVLDQNASDVSPYGEDFDYAEEFQKLDLEEVKADLKDLMTSSQDWWPADYGHYGPLFIRMAWHSAGTYRTVDGRGGASGGTQRFAPLNSWPDNGNLDKARRLLEPIKQKYGRKLSWADLIVLAGNTALESMGMQTLGWAGGREDEFEPDEAVYWGPENEWEAPQDERFDENDELDEPLGATVMGLIYVDPEGPDGNPEPLESAERIRQAFGRMAMNDKETAALIAGGHTFGKSHGATDDDMGPEPEAAPIEAQGLGWMDSGTGSETTTSGIEGAWNAWPTMWDTSYLDNLLDYEWELTESPAGAKQWQPKEEEAYDTVPDAHDPSEKHAPMMMTTDVALKRDPEFQEIIENFRDNPPEFLEAFASAWYKLIHRDMGPPERFLGPDVPEETMLWQDPLPDADYDLIGEEEAAELEDEILDSELTVSQLVKTAWAAASTYRDSDKRGGANGARIRLEPQRSWEVNEPAELETVLETYEAIQEDFNGSRSDDVRVSLADLIVLGGNAAVEQAAADAGYDVDVPFEPGRTDASQEQTDEESFEALKLKVDGFRNYFGGEYNQPAEDLLVDHADLLDLTASEMTVLVGGLRALDANYQGSDLGVFTDEPETLTNDFFVNLLDMGYEWEQASEGEEIYELRDRETGEVEWTGSRVDLIFGSNSRLRAIAEVYASEEEKFVQDFVDAWHKVMSNDRFDLE; encoded by the coding sequence ATGAGCGACAACAAACGGAAGCGGAACCACGAGTGGTGGCCGAACCAGTTGAACCTGGACGTTCTCGACCAGAACGCGAGCGACGTCAGTCCGTACGGCGAGGACTTCGATTACGCCGAGGAGTTCCAGAAACTCGACCTCGAAGAGGTAAAGGCGGACCTCAAGGATCTGATGACGTCGTCGCAGGACTGGTGGCCGGCCGACTACGGCCACTACGGACCGCTGTTCATTCGGATGGCCTGGCACAGTGCCGGCACCTACCGCACCGTCGACGGCCGCGGCGGTGCATCCGGCGGGACGCAGCGCTTCGCGCCGCTCAACAGCTGGCCCGACAACGGGAACCTCGACAAGGCGCGCCGGCTGCTCGAGCCGATCAAGCAGAAGTACGGCCGTAAGCTCTCGTGGGCCGACCTGATCGTCCTCGCCGGAAACACCGCCCTCGAGTCGATGGGCATGCAGACGCTCGGCTGGGCCGGCGGACGCGAGGACGAGTTCGAGCCGGACGAAGCCGTCTACTGGGGCCCCGAGAACGAGTGGGAAGCGCCTCAGGACGAGCGCTTCGACGAGAACGACGAACTCGACGAGCCCCTCGGTGCCACCGTGATGGGGCTCATCTACGTGGACCCCGAGGGACCGGACGGCAATCCCGAGCCGCTCGAGTCGGCGGAGCGGATCCGCCAGGCGTTCGGTCGCATGGCGATGAACGACAAGGAGACGGCCGCCCTCATCGCCGGCGGACACACGTTCGGCAAGTCCCACGGCGCCACCGACGACGACATGGGTCCCGAGCCCGAGGCAGCCCCCATCGAGGCGCAGGGTCTCGGCTGGATGGACTCCGGTACGGGCTCCGAGACGACCACCAGCGGCATCGAGGGCGCGTGGAACGCGTGGCCGACCATGTGGGACACCTCCTATCTCGATAACCTGCTCGACTACGAGTGGGAGCTAACGGAGAGCCCCGCCGGCGCGAAGCAGTGGCAGCCGAAAGAGGAGGAGGCGTACGACACCGTGCCGGACGCCCACGATCCGTCGGAGAAGCACGCCCCCATGATGATGACGACGGACGTCGCCCTCAAGCGGGATCCGGAGTTCCAGGAGATCATCGAGAACTTCCGCGACAACCCCCCGGAGTTCCTGGAAGCCTTCGCGAGCGCGTGGTACAAGCTGATCCACCGCGACATGGGCCCACCGGAGCGGTTCCTCGGTCCGGACGTTCCCGAGGAGACGATGCTCTGGCAGGACCCGCTCCCCGACGCTGACTACGACCTGATCGGCGAGGAGGAAGCCGCCGAGCTCGAGGACGAAATCCTCGACTCAGAACTGACCGTCTCCCAGCTGGTCAAGACCGCCTGGGCGGCGGCCTCGACGTACCGCGACAGCGACAAGCGCGGCGGCGCGAACGGCGCTCGCATCCGCCTCGAGCCCCAGCGGAGCTGGGAGGTCAACGAGCCGGCGGAGCTCGAGACCGTGCTCGAGACCTACGAAGCGATTCAGGAGGACTTCAACGGCTCGCGATCCGACGACGTACGGGTCTCGCTCGCCGACCTCATCGTGCTGGGCGGCAACGCGGCCGTCGAGCAGGCCGCGGCGGACGCCGGATACGACGTGGACGTCCCGTTCGAACCGGGACGGACGGACGCCTCGCAGGAACAGACCGACGAGGAGTCGTTCGAGGCGCTCAAACTGAAAGTCGACGGGTTCCGCAACTACTTCGGCGGCGAGTACAACCAGCCGGCCGAGGACCTGCTGGTCGACCACGCCGACCTGCTGGATCTGACGGCCTCGGAGATGACCGTTCTGGTCGGCGGCCTGCGCGCGCTGGACGCGAACTACCAGGGTTCCGACCTCGGCGTCTTCACCGACGAGCCGGAGACGCTGACCAACGACTTCTTCGTGAACCTGCTCGACATGGGCTACGAGTGGGAGCAGGCCTCGGAGGGCGAGGAGATCTACGAACTGCGCGACCGCGAAACGGGTGAGGTCGAGTGGACGGGCTCCCGTGTGGACCTCATCTTCGGTTCGAACTCCCGGCTTCGGGCCATCGCAGAAGTCTACGCGAGCGAGGAGGAGAAGTTCGTACAGGACTTCGTGGACGCGTGGCACAAGGTGATGAGTAACGACCGCTTCGACCTCGAGTGA
- a CDS encoding DNA-3-methyladenine glycosylase family protein — translation MNEEAHAVLRDDPVMAALVDRHDPYVEPDWNEYERLCISIINQQLSTASAAAVRERVFDLLEGDVTPATVLAADEAALREAGLSRSKVEYVRNAARAFQENDYTRAGLASYSDDEVIDLLTEITGIGAWTARMYLLFVLERPDVLPLGDLAVRRGIEELYADGEDLTRAEMREIAEPWRPYRSVATRYIWAEYESD, via the coding sequence ATGAACGAAGAGGCACACGCCGTCCTCCGCGACGATCCCGTGATGGCGGCGCTCGTCGATCGACACGATCCCTACGTCGAACCGGACTGGAACGAGTACGAGCGGCTCTGTATCTCGATCATCAACCAACAGCTCTCGACGGCGAGCGCGGCGGCCGTCCGGGAGCGCGTCTTCGATCTCCTCGAGGGAGACGTGACGCCCGCGACCGTCCTGGCCGCGGACGAGGCAGCGCTCCGAGAGGCGGGGCTCTCCCGAAGCAAGGTCGAGTACGTTCGGAACGCCGCGCGAGCGTTTCAGGAAAACGACTACACGCGAGCGGGACTGGCCTCGTACTCCGACGACGAGGTCATCGACCTGTTGACCGAGATCACGGGGATCGGTGCGTGGACCGCGCGCATGTACCTCCTGTTCGTCCTCGAGCGACCGGACGTACTCCCCCTCGGCGATCTCGCCGTTCGCCGCGGAATCGAGGAGCTGTACGCCGACGGCGAGGATCTGACCCGCGCGGAGATGCGCGAGATCGCCGAGCCGTGGCGACCGTATCGGAGCGTCGCGACGCGGTACATCTGGGCCGAATACGAGTCCGATTGA
- a CDS encoding L-aspartate oxidase, translating to MTETADDSHERRADDHRGAGRAGAAAGVENRIETEGDPEASGGFEYEVVTTPVLVVGAGAAGARVAIELAESGVDPLVIGKRDHGDAHTTWAAGGVNAALGSLDPEDDWTIHAADTFNEGHHLNDPEAVELTAREMPDRIRELAEWGMPFDRTDDGEINQRYFGAQSYRRTCFVGDRTGEAMLETLIGRARDLEIPYRENVMITRLLSDGERVDGAVGFDMETGEGLLFRTNHVVLAAGGFSAFYHRHSSRDDENNGDGQALALEAGARLMDLEFVQFHPTGMVGDRYGEEWDGRLVTEAVRGEGGRLYNAEGERFMERYSPDQMELDARDVVARAIAQEVREGRGTDDGGVYLDISHRDDEYVRERLPSMVERFESLGVDITEEPMVVAPTAHYTMGGVDIDFHTGETGVDGLYAVGETVAGVHGANRLGGNSLAETVAIGKLVGDHVAGAVTDGDDDPTVTDGQRALAEREFRALTELAASDGTVTPTEFLEELGDLLWDHAGILRDEAGIREGLAKLEDLRARTADLRVDGGLTSKSFEYAVDLSASLTVAEAMLRAALERTESRGAHYRTDYPETESDWRVNLVHAADENGLSINRRGVGEPSPPVREALAEGYELDYHHLE from the coding sequence ATGACAGAAACAGCCGACGATAGTCACGAACGACGGGCCGATGACCACCGAGGAGCGGGCCGAGCGGGGGCTGCGGCCGGCGTCGAGAACCGTATCGAGACCGAGGGCGACCCCGAGGCGAGCGGCGGGTTCGAGTACGAGGTAGTGACGACACCGGTGCTCGTCGTCGGGGCGGGCGCGGCGGGCGCTCGCGTCGCCATCGAACTCGCCGAGTCGGGCGTCGACCCGCTCGTGATCGGCAAACGCGACCACGGCGACGCTCACACGACGTGGGCGGCCGGCGGCGTCAACGCCGCGCTCGGCTCGCTCGACCCCGAGGACGACTGGACGATCCACGCGGCGGACACGTTCAACGAGGGCCACCACCTGAACGATCCCGAGGCCGTCGAACTGACGGCGCGGGAGATGCCCGACCGCATCCGCGAACTCGCCGAGTGGGGAATGCCCTTCGACCGAACCGACGACGGCGAGATCAACCAGCGGTACTTCGGCGCGCAGTCCTATCGCCGCACCTGCTTCGTCGGCGACCGGACCGGCGAGGCCATGCTCGAGACGCTGATCGGTCGCGCTCGCGACCTCGAGATTCCCTACCGCGAGAACGTGATGATCACGCGCTTGCTCTCGGACGGCGAGCGCGTCGACGGTGCAGTCGGTTTCGACATGGAGACCGGGGAGGGGCTGCTCTTCCGAACGAATCACGTCGTGCTCGCGGCGGGCGGGTTCTCGGCGTTCTACCACCGCCACTCCTCGCGGGACGACGAGAACAACGGCGATGGACAGGCGCTGGCGCTCGAGGCGGGGGCCCGACTCATGGATCTCGAGTTCGTCCAGTTCCACCCAACCGGAATGGTCGGTGACCGCTACGGCGAAGAGTGGGACGGCCGCCTCGTTACCGAAGCGGTTCGTGGCGAAGGCGGCCGGCTCTATAACGCGGAGGGAGAGCGGTTCATGGAGCGCTACTCGCCCGACCAGATGGAACTCGACGCCCGCGACGTCGTCGCGCGAGCCATCGCACAGGAGGTCCGCGAGGGGCGCGGTACCGACGACGGCGGCGTCTACTTGGACATCTCGCACCGGGATGACGAATACGTCCGCGAGCGGTTGCCGTCGATGGTCGAACGCTTCGAGTCGCTTGGAGTCGACATCACCGAGGAACCGATGGTGGTCGCGCCGACGGCCCATTACACGATGGGCGGCGTCGACATCGACTTTCACACGGGCGAGACCGGCGTCGACGGCCTCTACGCCGTCGGCGAAACGGTCGCCGGCGTCCACGGCGCGAACCGCCTCGGCGGAAACTCGCTGGCCGAGACCGTCGCGATCGGGAAACTCGTCGGCGACCACGTCGCGGGTGCCGTAACCGACGGCGACGACGACCCCACCGTCACCGACGGCCAGCGAGCGCTGGCCGAACGGGAGTTCCGGGCCCTCACCGAACTCGCCGCGTCTGATGGAACCGTCACACCGACGGAATTCCTCGAGGAACTCGGCGATCTGCTGTGGGACCACGCCGGCATCCTCCGCGACGAGGCGGGAATCCGGGAGGGGCTCGCGAAACTCGAGGATCTCCGGGCCCGAACCGCCGATCTCCGCGTCGACGGCGGACTCACCTCGAAATCCTTTGAGTACGCCGTGGACCTCTCGGCGAGCCTCACCGTCGCCGAGGCGATGCTCCGGGCGGCCCTCGAGCGGACCGAGTCCCGCGGTGCCCACTACCGAACGGACTACCCCGAGACGGAGTCCGATTGGCGGGTCAACCTCGTCCACGCTGCCGACGAGAACGGGCTCTCGATCAACCGCCGCGGCGTCGGTGAACCCAGTCCGCCGGTTCGGGAGGCGCTCGCGGAGGGGTACGAACTCGACTACCATCACCTCGAGTGA
- a CDS encoding acyl-CoA dehydrogenase family protein: protein MEFGLSDEQEQIRDEVRRFAENEIVPNAEEYDTEEKFPHDIVDEAAEMGLVGSSIPIEYGGAGYSTLESAIIAEELFSHDPGIALSIMACSFGTEAIREFGTEDQKERYLEPVALGEKISGAAISEPDTGSDVSSVSTRAEKDGDEWVINGNKMWITNGTVGDFFVVLCKTDPDADSRYGGFSQIIVESDRDGFSSDKITGKLGIRASDTAELILDDVRVPEENLVGDRDAAFLQQMQFFDATRTGVAAQGLGIAKGALEAALDYAQDREQFGQSISEFQAIQHKLSEMATETEAARNLTYKAAWNVDQGNDITKLASMAKEYASRVAVEVSNEAVQIHGGAGYVNDFPVERFYRDSKITQIYEGTTEIQKNVIARELLED from the coding sequence ATGGAATTCGGACTCAGTGACGAACAAGAGCAGATCCGCGACGAGGTCCGCCGGTTCGCTGAAAACGAGATCGTCCCCAACGCCGAGGAGTACGACACCGAAGAGAAGTTCCCCCACGATATCGTCGACGAGGCCGCCGAGATGGGCCTGGTCGGCTCCTCGATTCCCATCGAGTACGGCGGTGCCGGCTACTCGACGCTCGAGTCGGCCATCATCGCCGAGGAACTGTTCTCGCACGACCCCGGCATCGCGCTCTCGATCATGGCCTGTTCGTTCGGGACCGAGGCCATCCGCGAGTTCGGGACCGAAGACCAGAAGGAGCGCTACTTGGAGCCCGTCGCGCTGGGCGAGAAGATCTCCGGCGCTGCGATTTCGGAGCCGGACACCGGCTCGGACGTCTCCTCGGTGTCGACCCGCGCCGAGAAGGACGGCGACGAGTGGGTGATCAACGGCAACAAGATGTGGATCACCAACGGGACCGTCGGCGACTTCTTCGTCGTCCTCTGTAAGACCGACCCCGACGCCGACAGCCGCTACGGCGGCTTCAGCCAGATCATCGTCGAGTCCGACCGCGACGGCTTCAGTTCCGACAAGATCACCGGGAAGCTCGGCATCCGCGCCTCCGACACCGCCGAACTCATCCTCGACGACGTTCGCGTCCCCGAGGAGAACCTCGTCGGCGACCGAGACGCCGCCTTCCTCCAGCAGATGCAGTTCTTCGACGCCACCCGAACCGGCGTCGCCGCGCAGGGACTCGGGATCGCCAAGGGCGCGCTTGAGGCCGCGCTGGACTACGCACAGGACCGCGAGCAGTTCGGCCAGTCCATCTCGGAGTTCCAGGCCATCCAGCACAAGCTCTCGGAGATGGCCACCGAGACCGAGGCCGCGCGCAACCTGACCTACAAGGCCGCCTGGAACGTCGACCAGGGCAACGACATCACCAAACTCGCCTCGATGGCCAAGGAGTACGCCTCCCGCGTCGCCGTCGAGGTCTCCAACGAAGCCGTCCAGATCCACGGCGGTGCCGGCTACGTCAACGACTTCCCCGTCGAACGGTTCTACCGCGACTCGAAGATCACCCAGATCTACGAGGGCACCACCGAGATCCAGAAGAACGTGATCGCGCGGGAACTGCTCGAGGACTAG
- a CDS encoding 3-hydroxyacyl-CoA dehydrogenase/enoyl-CoA hydratase family protein, translating to MELEDINTITVLGAGNMGHGIAEVAAMAGYDVNMRDIKEEFVQNGYEQIEWSLGKLAENDQLTEEEADAALDRVTPLVDMGEAVADTDFVIEAVPEQMEIKKDVYTELEEAAPDRAIFATNTSSLSITDLAEFTDRPEQFCGMHFFNPPVRMQLVEVISGAESAEETLEVTAELAEDLGKTPVRVHKDSPGFIVNRILVPLMNEAAWLVSNDEATIAEVDSTTKYDMGLPMGSFELGDQVGNDVSYHVLEYMHEVLGEAYEPAPLLAEKVENEEFGKKTGKGFYDYEDGEGVQIPTDQQSEFVKERLLATMANEAAKLIGGDVAPPESIDEAVKLGAGFPDGPVKLVDDYGLEALRETLAAAYEETGHERYAPAEYLTERAEAGGFYEAEADADAEATDFETIRIEHPGDMVGHIVLDRPHRMNTISDDLLEELSTAIEHLEADDEVRTLLVTGEGEKAFSAGADVQSMAGDGADPIEGQELSRLGQSTFGELEACDMPVVAGIDGFCLGGGMELATCADLRVASERSEFGQPELDLGLIPGWGGTQRLKHVLGEGRAKEIILTAERYDAETMADYGFVNELVDNDELEDRALELATDLAGGPPIAQKFTKRAMLAGRDDTEAGLEYEASAFGHLMATDDLMEGIMAFMGDEEPEFEGK from the coding sequence ATGGAACTCGAGGATATCAACACCATCACAGTTCTGGGTGCGGGCAACATGGGCCACGGTATCGCGGAGGTCGCCGCGATGGCGGGCTACGACGTGAACATGCGCGATATCAAAGAGGAGTTCGTCCAGAACGGCTACGAGCAGATCGAGTGGTCGCTGGGCAAGCTCGCCGAGAACGATCAGCTCACCGAAGAAGAGGCCGACGCCGCCCTCGATCGGGTGACGCCGCTGGTCGATATGGGGGAGGCCGTCGCCGACACCGATTTCGTCATCGAAGCGGTCCCCGAACAGATGGAGATCAAGAAGGACGTCTACACCGAACTCGAGGAGGCCGCGCCCGATCGCGCGATCTTCGCGACGAACACCTCGAGCCTCTCGATCACGGATCTCGCCGAGTTCACCGACCGGCCCGAGCAGTTCTGTGGGATGCACTTCTTCAATCCGCCGGTGCGGATGCAGCTCGTTGAAGTGATTTCGGGCGCCGAGAGCGCCGAGGAGACCCTCGAGGTGACGGCAGAACTCGCCGAGGACCTCGGCAAGACGCCGGTGAGAGTACACAAGGACTCGCCCGGCTTCATCGTCAACCGCATCCTCGTGCCCCTGATGAACGAGGCCGCGTGGCTCGTCAGCAACGACGAGGCGACCATCGCCGAGGTCGACTCGACGACGAAGTACGACATGGGACTCCCGATGGGCAGCTTCGAACTCGGCGATCAGGTCGGCAACGACGTCAGCTATCACGTCCTCGAGTACATGCACGAGGTGCTGGGCGAGGCCTACGAGCCGGCTCCGCTTCTGGCGGAGAAGGTCGAAAACGAGGAGTTCGGCAAGAAGACGGGCAAGGGGTTCTACGACTACGAAGACGGCGAGGGCGTCCAGATTCCGACCGACCAGCAGTCGGAATTCGTCAAGGAACGGCTCCTCGCGACGATGGCCAACGAGGCCGCGAAGCTGATCGGCGGCGACGTCGCCCCGCCGGAGTCGATCGACGAGGCCGTCAAGCTCGGGGCCGGCTTCCCCGACGGTCCCGTCAAGCTGGTCGACGACTACGGCCTCGAGGCGCTCCGCGAGACGCTCGCGGCGGCCTACGAGGAGACCGGTCACGAGCGGTACGCGCCCGCGGAGTACCTCACGGAACGGGCCGAAGCGGGCGGCTTCTACGAGGCCGAGGCGGACGCGGATGCGGAGGCGACGGACTTCGAGACGATCCGCATCGAGCACCCCGGCGACATGGTCGGCCACATCGTTCTCGACCGACCCCACCGGATGAACACCATCAGTGACGACCTCCTCGAGGAGCTGTCGACGGCGATCGAACACTTGGAGGCCGACGACGAGGTTCGGACGCTCCTCGTCACCGGCGAGGGCGAGAAGGCCTTTTCGGCGGGGGCGGACGTCCAGAGCATGGCCGGCGACGGTGCCGACCCGATCGAGGGCCAGGAGCTCTCGCGGCTGGGACAGTCCACGTTCGGCGAACTCGAGGCCTGCGACATGCCCGTCGTCGCGGGGATCGACGGCTTCTGCCTCGGTGGTGGGATGGAACTCGCTACCTGCGCCGACCTGCGCGTCGCGAGCGAGCGCTCCGAGTTCGGCCAGCCCGAACTCGATCTCGGACTCATTCCCGGCTGGGGCGGTACCCAGCGGCTCAAGCACGTCCTCGGCGAGGGCCGCGCGAAGGAGATCATCCTCACTGCCGAGCGTTACGACGCCGAGACGATGGCCGACTACGGCTTCGTCAACGAACTCGTCGATAACGACGAGCTCGAGGACCGCGCCCTTGAGTTGGCGACCGACCTCGCCGGGGGCCCGCCGATCGCCCAGAAGTTCACCAAGCGCGCGATGCTCGCCGGCCGCGACGACACGGAGGCCGGCCTCGAGTACGAGGCCTCCGCGTTCGGCCACCTAATGGCGACCGACGATCTGATGGAGGGTATTATGGCCTTCATGGGTGACGAAGAACCGGAGTTCGAAGGGAAGTGA